A single window of Nicotiana tomentosiformis chromosome 1, ASM39032v3, whole genome shotgun sequence DNA harbors:
- the LOC138907151 gene encoding uncharacterized protein, with protein MSKELKKLTSRFQNEERGKGGEGLNYEDLCIQPDVGLTEGYKPPKSEMFDGIGNPNMHLRIYCDKLVGVGMDERICMKLFMRSLTGDALSWFNTENEPDIFYIQNLKKKPTETFREYATQWRFEAANVRPVLEEEQMNKFFVKAQDTQ; from the exons atgtcaaaggaactcaagaaacttaccagCAGGTTTCAAAATGAGGAAAGGGGCAAAGGCggtgagggtttgaattatgaagatttgtgtattcagccggACGTAGGACTAACAGAGGGTTATAAACCTCCCAAGTCCGAAATGTTCGATGGAATAGGTAATCCGAATATGCACTTGAGAatatattgtgacaagcttgtaggagtgggcatggatgaaagaatctgcatgaagctgttcatgagaagcctcactggagacgccctgtcttg gtttaacacagaaaatgaaccagacattttctacattcaaaatctcaagaagaagccaacagaaacTTTCCGCGAATATGCTACTCAGTGGAGGTTTGAAGCTGCAAATGTAAGGCCAGTgctggaagaagaacaaatgaataagttcttcgtcaaagCTCAGGATACGCAATAg